From Micromonospora sp. NBC_01699, a single genomic window includes:
- a CDS encoding ABC transporter ATP-binding protein: MTAGTGPDRRAADPTEPLLVGLDLHKTYGPTPALDGASITVRAGETVAVMGASGSGKSTLLHCLAGIVRPDSGQVRYRDRELSAMSDGERSALRRGEFGFVFQFGQLVPELTCLENVALPLRLDGVRRREAERRATQWLERLEVTDVAGKRPGEISGGQGQRVAVGRALVTAPRVIFADEPTGALDSLNGERVMRLLSEAAKQTGAAVVLVTHEPRVAAYSDREVVVRDGRTRDLDPVAR; encoded by the coding sequence ATGACCGCCGGAACAGGCCCCGACCGGCGGGCCGCCGACCCCACCGAGCCACTGCTGGTCGGCCTCGACCTGCACAAGACGTACGGGCCGACGCCGGCCCTGGACGGAGCGTCGATCACCGTACGGGCCGGCGAGACGGTGGCCGTGATGGGTGCGTCCGGATCCGGCAAGTCCACCCTGCTGCACTGCCTGGCCGGGATCGTCCGCCCCGACTCCGGGCAGGTCCGCTACCGGGACCGGGAGCTGTCCGCGATGTCCGACGGCGAGCGCAGCGCGCTGCGCCGGGGCGAGTTCGGCTTCGTCTTCCAGTTCGGCCAACTGGTGCCCGAGCTGACCTGCCTGGAAAACGTGGCCCTGCCGCTGCGCCTGGACGGGGTCCGGCGCCGCGAGGCCGAACGGCGGGCGACGCAGTGGTTGGAGCGGCTTGAGGTGACCGACGTGGCCGGCAAGCGGCCGGGTGAGATCTCCGGCGGCCAGGGCCAGCGGGTGGCGGTCGGCCGGGCACTGGTCACCGCACCCCGGGTGATCTTCGCCGACGAGCCGACCGGTGCGCTGGACTCGCTCAACGGCGAACGGGTGATGCGGCTGCTCAGCGAGGCCGCCAAGCAGACCGGCGCGGCGGTGGTGCTGGTCACCCACGAGCCCCGGGTGGCCGCGTACTCCGATCGCGAGGTGGTGGTCCGCGACGGCCGTACCCGTGATCTCGACCCGGTGGCGCGGTGA
- the urtD gene encoding urea ABC transporter ATP-binding protein UrtD: MTELLRVRGLNVTFSGFRAITDLDFTVAAGELRFLIGPNGAGKTTLIDVITGLTRPASGSVTFDGTELVGRREHRIVRLGVGRTFQTSVVFEELSVLENLDLAASFRRPLGALLRRRRGTSDEVAAALETTGLADLAHRPAGVLSHGQRQWLEIGMLVVQRPSLLLLDEPVAGMSRPERERTGELLQEVAREHTVIVIEHDMEFLRRFASTVSVLHEGRLLCEGTVAQVQADPRVQEVYLGRTRKESTELIKEAG; encoded by the coding sequence ATGACCGAACTGCTCCGGGTACGCGGGCTGAACGTCACCTTCTCCGGCTTCCGGGCCATCACCGATCTCGACTTCACCGTCGCCGCCGGTGAGCTGCGTTTCCTGATCGGGCCCAACGGCGCCGGCAAGACCACCCTGATCGATGTGATCACCGGGCTGACCAGGCCGGCGTCCGGCTCGGTCACCTTCGACGGCACCGAACTCGTCGGCCGGCGCGAGCACCGGATCGTCCGGCTCGGGGTCGGGCGCACCTTCCAGACCTCGGTTGTCTTCGAGGAACTGTCGGTGCTGGAGAACCTCGACCTCGCGGCCAGCTTCCGGCGCCCACTCGGCGCCCTGCTGCGCCGCCGCCGGGGCACCTCCGACGAGGTCGCCGCGGCCCTGGAGACGACCGGGCTGGCCGATCTCGCGCACCGGCCGGCCGGCGTGCTCTCGCACGGCCAACGGCAGTGGCTGGAGATCGGCATGCTGGTCGTCCAGCGGCCGAGCCTGCTGCTGCTGGACGAGCCGGTGGCCGGGATGAGCCGGCCGGAACGGGAACGTACCGGGGAGCTGTTGCAGGAGGTGGCCCGGGAACACACCGTGATCGTGATCGAGCACGACATGGAGTTCCTGCGCCGGTTCGCCAGCACCGTCAGCGTGCTGCACGAGGGCCGGCTGCTCTGCGAGGGGACGGTGGCGCAGGTGCAGGCCGATCCCCGGGTGCAGGAGGTCTACCTCGGCCGTACCCGTAAGGAGAGCACCGAGCTGATCAAGGAGGCGGGTTAG
- the urtB gene encoding urea ABC transporter permease subunit UrtB: protein MATLNQLVIGASIGAVLLLIALGLTFTFGQMGVINMAHGEFIMAGAYTAYLLQPVFGAQAVPAAIPVAFLVGGLLGLVLERLAIRHFYGRPLDTLLLTWGVSLVLQQVARDIFGAPNVQVRAPGWLTGGLDLGGVRLPYNRIFIMLLAAACVVGIWAYLTRLRHGRRMRAVMQNRQLAEVSGVATGRVDQLTFFIGSGLAGVAGVALTLIGPVGPTLGTNYIVDAFLVVVAGGLGQLRGAVIAAFALGILNSFVEFWVDNGASFAKVVLFAVIIAFLQFRPQGMFVVRTRGLA, encoded by the coding sequence GTGGCGACACTCAACCAACTGGTCATCGGCGCCAGCATCGGCGCGGTGCTGCTGCTGATCGCGCTCGGGCTGACCTTCACGTTCGGCCAGATGGGCGTCATCAACATGGCCCACGGCGAGTTCATCATGGCCGGCGCGTACACCGCGTACCTGCTGCAACCGGTGTTCGGGGCACAGGCGGTGCCGGCCGCCATCCCGGTCGCGTTCCTGGTCGGCGGGCTGCTCGGGCTGGTCCTCGAACGGCTGGCCATCCGGCACTTCTACGGCCGCCCACTGGATACCCTGCTGCTCACCTGGGGCGTCAGCCTGGTCCTGCAACAGGTGGCCCGGGACATCTTCGGCGCCCCCAACGTCCAGGTACGCGCACCCGGCTGGCTCACCGGCGGACTGGACCTCGGCGGCGTACGGCTGCCGTACAACCGGATCTTCATCATGCTGCTCGCCGCCGCCTGCGTGGTCGGCATCTGGGCCTACCTGACCCGGCTGCGACACGGCCGGCGGATGCGCGCGGTGATGCAGAACCGGCAGCTCGCCGAGGTCAGCGGCGTCGCCACCGGACGGGTCGACCAGCTCACCTTCTTCATCGGCTCGGGCCTGGCCGGGGTCGCCGGGGTGGCGCTGACGCTGATCGGCCCGGTCGGCCCGACCCTGGGCACCAACTACATCGTGGACGCGTTCCTGGTGGTGGTGGCCGGCGGGCTCGGCCAACTGCGCGGGGCGGTGATCGCCGCGTTCGCGCTCGGCATTCTGAACAGCTTCGTCGAGTTCTGGGTCGACAACGGCGCCAGCTTCGCCAAGGTGGTGCTGTTCGCGGTGATCATCGCCTTTCTCCAGTTCCGGCCGCAGGGCATGTTCGTGGTCCGGACCAGGGGGCTGGCATGA
- a CDS encoding FtsX-like permease family protein has translation MSRDRRSGPGRWRDDLLLGARLVFAGGRDGLLRTVLAAIGVGLGVALLLIAVSIPTMLGDRSARGEARGDQQYDVELTTPAADTLLVGQFNTTFGERSIRGRILRPEGPDAPVPPGLDRLPGPDEIVVSPALADLLAAPEGALLRPRLDYRSVGTIGDHGLTGPREYAFYLGSDRISTDQSGVGRIDHFGDPSTNEGLDPVLLLLVLIILVVLLLPIAVFIGTAVRFGGEHRDRRLAALRLVGADRPMATRIAAGESLVSALLGLAAGALFFLLGRQFVGLFALQEISVFPADVRPDPALAVLILLGVPVTAVGVALLALRRVVIEPLGVVRRATGTRRRLWWRPIMPVAGAVLLLPLLGSVSRTGEPAGTARIAIGVVLLLGGVTTVLPWLVETVVRRLRGGGVAWQLATRRLQLDSAASARMVNGVAVAVAGGIALQMLFSGIAPAYSTRSGQDPARADMYGDIALADTDGGGAATIAQRLRDTTGVRSVTVVAQTYLMPAGGAADADGNRPGWPLLVGDCAALAELATLDHCADGDTFAVPGEGIAGPLPAGGQRVEVGSPYDGVVGRPWTVPAGIRAATSRPSPEGNHRSGVLATPGAVDPDSLRDSLTLVYLGLDPAVPGAVEHVRNASAGISPLMNIWPLRATTEDSSFRDIRRGLFAGVVAVLLLIGASLLVTTLEQLRERRRLLAVLVAFGTRRATMSWSVLLQTAIPVLLGLALAAVLGTGLGAVLQRMVQRPVRLDWPSLLQLCGVAAGVVLLVTVLSLPVLWRLMRPDGLRTE, from the coding sequence GTGAGCCGCGACCGGCGGTCCGGGCCGGGCCGCTGGCGCGACGACCTGCTGCTCGGCGCCCGGCTGGTCTTCGCCGGCGGCCGGGACGGGCTGCTCCGGACCGTGCTGGCCGCGATCGGCGTCGGCCTGGGCGTGGCGCTGCTGCTGATCGCCGTCTCCATCCCCACCATGCTCGGCGACCGGTCCGCGCGCGGCGAGGCCCGCGGCGACCAGCAGTACGACGTCGAGCTGACCACCCCGGCGGCCGACACCCTGCTCGTCGGCCAGTTCAACACCACCTTCGGTGAGCGCTCGATCCGGGGCCGGATCCTGCGCCCGGAGGGCCCCGACGCCCCGGTACCGCCCGGTCTGGACAGGCTGCCCGGCCCGGACGAGATCGTCGTCTCGCCCGCCCTGGCCGACCTGCTCGCCGCACCGGAGGGCGCGCTGCTGCGACCCCGGCTCGACTACCGGTCCGTCGGCACCATCGGCGACCACGGCCTGACCGGCCCCCGCGAGTACGCCTTCTACCTGGGCAGCGACCGGATCAGCACGGACCAGTCCGGGGTCGGCCGGATCGACCACTTCGGCGACCCGAGCACCAACGAAGGGCTCGACCCGGTCCTGCTGCTGCTCGTGTTGATCATCCTGGTGGTGCTGCTGCTGCCGATCGCCGTCTTCATCGGCACCGCCGTACGCTTCGGCGGCGAACACCGGGACCGCCGGTTGGCGGCGCTGCGGCTGGTCGGCGCCGACCGACCCATGGCCACCCGGATCGCCGCCGGGGAGTCCCTGGTCAGCGCCCTGCTCGGGCTCGCCGCCGGTGCGCTGTTCTTCCTCCTCGGGCGGCAGTTCGTCGGGCTGTTCGCACTACAGGAGATCAGCGTCTTCCCGGCCGACGTCCGCCCGGACCCGGCGCTGGCCGTACTGATCCTGCTCGGGGTGCCGGTCACGGCGGTGGGGGTCGCGCTGCTCGCCCTGCGCCGGGTGGTGATCGAACCGCTCGGCGTGGTCCGCCGGGCCACCGGCACCCGGCGCCGGCTCTGGTGGCGACCGATCATGCCGGTCGCCGGTGCCGTCCTGCTGCTCCCGCTGCTCGGCTCGGTCAGCCGGACCGGAGAGCCGGCCGGTACGGCCCGCATCGCCATCGGCGTCGTCCTGCTGCTCGGCGGCGTGACCACCGTGCTGCCCTGGCTGGTCGAAACGGTCGTCCGCCGGCTGCGCGGCGGCGGCGTCGCCTGGCAACTCGCCACCCGGCGGTTGCAACTCGACAGCGCCGCCTCCGCCCGCATGGTCAACGGCGTGGCGGTCGCCGTCGCCGGTGGCATCGCGTTGCAGATGTTGTTCAGCGGCATCGCCCCCGCCTACAGCACGAGGTCCGGCCAGGACCCCGCCCGAGCCGACATGTACGGCGACATCGCCCTGGCCGACACCGACGGCGGCGGCGCGGCCACCATCGCACAACGGCTGCGCGACACCACCGGGGTCCGATCGGTGACCGTGGTGGCGCAGACCTACCTGATGCCCGCCGGAGGGGCCGCCGACGCGGACGGGAACCGGCCGGGTTGGCCGCTGCTGGTCGGCGACTGCGCCGCCCTGGCCGAACTGGCCACCCTCGACCACTGTGCCGACGGCGACACGTTCGCCGTACCGGGCGAGGGAATCGCGGGGCCACTGCCGGCGGGCGGCCAACGGGTCGAGGTCGGCTCCCCGTACGACGGGGTGGTCGGTCGGCCGTGGACGGTGCCGGCCGGGATCCGGGCGGCGACGAGCCGACCCTCCCCGGAGGGCAACCACCGCAGCGGTGTCCTGGCCACCCCCGGCGCGGTGGACCCCGACTCCCTGCGGGACTCGCTGACGCTGGTCTACCTGGGGCTGGACCCGGCGGTGCCGGGCGCGGTCGAACACGTACGCAACGCCTCGGCGGGCATCAGCCCGCTGATGAACATCTGGCCGCTGCGGGCCACCACCGAGGACAGCAGCTTCCGGGACATCCGCCGGGGCCTGTTCGCCGGGGTGGTGGCGGTACTGCTGCTGATCGGCGCGAGCCTGCTGGTCACCACGCTGGAGCAGTTGCGGGAGCGGCGCCGACTGCTCGCCGTACTGGTCGCGTTCGGCACCCGGCGCGCCACCATGAGCTGGTCGGTGCTGCTCCAGACGGCGATCCCGGTGCTGCTCGGGCTGGCCCTGGCCGCCGTGCTCGGCACCGGCCTCGGCGCGGTGCTGCAACGGATGGTGCAACGGCCGGTACGGCTGGACTGGCCGAGCCTGCTCCAACTCTGCGGCGTGGCCGCCGGGGTGGTGCTGCTGGTGACCGTACTGAGCCTGCCGGTGCTGTGGCGGCTGATGCGCCCGGACGGACTGCGTACCGAGTAA
- the urtA gene encoding urea ABC transporter substrate-binding protein, protein MSTFLLTAGCVEDPGSSAGDSATIKVGILHSLSGTMAISEVTVRDAELLAIEEINAAGGVLGKKIEPVVEDGASDWPTFAEKAQKLISQDKVATVFGGWTSASRKAMLPVFERNKALLWYPVQYEGLESSPYIFYTGATTNQQIVPGLDYLAEQGKKKIFLVGSDYVFPRTANKIIKAYAAANGMEILGEEYTPLGHTEYSTVVNKLQQAKPDAVFNTLNGDSNVAFFKQLRSAGITAQTMPTVSVSVAEEEVVGIGADNVAGHLVAWNYYQTTTGARNDTFVKAFKAKYGAAKVTSDPMEAGYNAVHLWAEAVKKAGSVDVAAVKAAAGGITLDAPEGTVTIDGENQHVFKTARIGLVQPDGQIKEVWNSGKPIKPDPYLKGYPWASGLS, encoded by the coding sequence TTGTCGACATTTCTACTGACCGCGGGCTGTGTCGAGGATCCCGGCAGCTCGGCCGGTGACTCGGCCACCATCAAGGTCGGCATCCTGCACTCGCTCAGCGGCACGATGGCGATCAGCGAGGTGACCGTACGGGACGCGGAGCTGCTCGCGATCGAGGAGATCAACGCGGCCGGGGGCGTACTCGGCAAGAAGATCGAGCCGGTGGTCGAGGACGGCGCCTCGGACTGGCCCACCTTTGCCGAGAAGGCGCAGAAGCTGATCTCGCAGGACAAGGTCGCCACCGTCTTCGGCGGCTGGACCTCGGCCAGTCGCAAGGCGATGCTGCCGGTGTTCGAGCGCAACAAGGCGCTGCTCTGGTACCCGGTGCAGTACGAGGGGCTCGAAAGCTCCCCGTACATCTTCTACACCGGGGCGACCACCAACCAGCAGATCGTGCCCGGCCTGGACTACCTCGCCGAACAGGGCAAGAAGAAAATCTTCCTGGTCGGCAGCGACTACGTCTTCCCGCGCACCGCAAACAAGATCATCAAGGCGTACGCGGCCGCGAACGGGATGGAGATCCTCGGCGAGGAGTACACCCCGCTCGGCCACACCGAGTACAGCACCGTGGTCAACAAGCTCCAGCAGGCCAAGCCGGACGCCGTTTTCAACACCCTCAACGGGGACAGCAACGTCGCCTTCTTCAAGCAGCTGCGCAGCGCCGGCATCACCGCGCAGACCATGCCCACGGTCTCGGTCAGCGTCGCCGAGGAGGAGGTCGTCGGCATCGGCGCGGACAACGTCGCCGGTCACCTGGTCGCCTGGAACTACTACCAGACCACCACCGGCGCCCGTAACGACACCTTCGTCAAGGCGTTCAAGGCCAAGTACGGCGCCGCGAAGGTCACCTCCGACCCGATGGAGGCCGGCTACAACGCCGTCCACCTCTGGGCCGAGGCGGTCAAGAAGGCCGGCAGTGTCGACGTCGCGGCGGTCAAGGCGGCGGCCGGCGGCATCACCCTCGACGCGCCCGAGGGCACCGTCACCATCGACGGCGAGAACCAGCACGTCTTCAAGACCGCCAGGATCGGGCTGGTCCAGCCGGACGGGCAGATCAAGGAGGTCTGGAACTCCGGCAAGCCGATCAAGCCAGACCCGTACCTCAAGGGCTATCCCTGGGCCAGCGGGCTGTCCTGA
- a CDS encoding PadR family transcriptional regulator produces the protein MSIGQTFLGLLESRPRHGYDLKRAYDERFGHGRPLHYGQVYSTLARLLKSGLVEVDGVEPGEGPERKRYAVTASGVTDVQTWLASPEKPDLYLQSTLYTKVLLALLTERNAAEILDVQRAEHLRLMRELTQRKLGGDLSDQLICDHALFHLEADLRWLELTTARLDQLAATVRT, from the coding sequence ATGTCAATCGGGCAGACCTTCCTCGGGCTCCTGGAGTCCCGCCCCCGCCACGGCTACGACCTCAAGCGGGCCTACGACGAACGGTTCGGACACGGCCGTCCGCTGCACTACGGCCAGGTCTACTCGACCCTGGCCCGGCTACTGAAAAGCGGCCTGGTCGAGGTCGACGGCGTCGAACCGGGCGAGGGCCCCGAACGCAAGCGGTACGCGGTCACCGCGTCCGGCGTGACCGACGTGCAGACCTGGCTGGCCAGCCCGGAGAAGCCCGACCTGTACCTGCAAAGCACCCTCTACACCAAGGTCCTGCTCGCCCTGCTGACCGAACGCAACGCGGCCGAGATCCTCGACGTGCAGCGGGCCGAACACCTGCGCCTGATGCGCGAACTCACCCAGCGCAAACTCGGCGGCGACCTGTCCGACCAGCTCATCTGCGACCACGCCCTGTTCCACCTGGAAGCCGACCTGCGCTGGCTGGAGCTGACCACCGCCCGCCTCGACCAACTCGCCGCGACGGTGCGCACATGA
- the urtC gene encoding urea ABC transporter permease subunit UrtC, with translation MSAPTVPGTGNGWRGRLGGPLLFLVVALLFLAAPNLLSPFRLDLLGKYLCFAIVAVGIALAWGRGGMLTLGQGVFFGLGGYAMGMHLKLREAGPGGLPDFMIWSGVESLPAIWRPFANPVFAIAMAVLLPVTVAVLLGLLVFRQRVRGAYFAVLSQALAAAFVILLVGQQGLTGGTNGLTNFQFFFGLDLYDPADKRLLYLVVVLVLGVTFLVAWQLSHSRFGKLLVAIRDGEDRVRFLGYDPAVVKTITFAISAGMAGLAGALFVPMVGLLSPANLGIVASLELLVGVAIGGRYSLAGAVGGALLVNYAKTVFSEESADNWIYLQGAMFIAVMIWAPRGLAGLLADGRAAVNRRRRTRSPVADDQPAGAADPPVATTPPASAPEPSEVAR, from the coding sequence ATGAGCGCCCCGACGGTCCCCGGCACCGGCAACGGGTGGCGGGGCCGGCTCGGCGGACCGCTGCTCTTCCTCGTGGTGGCCCTGCTGTTCCTGGCCGCGCCGAACCTGCTCTCGCCGTTCCGGCTGGACCTGCTCGGCAAGTACCTCTGCTTCGCCATCGTCGCCGTCGGCATCGCCCTGGCCTGGGGGCGCGGCGGCATGCTCACCCTCGGCCAGGGCGTCTTCTTCGGCCTCGGCGGCTACGCCATGGGCATGCACCTCAAACTGCGCGAGGCCGGGCCGGGCGGGCTGCCCGACTTCATGATCTGGAGCGGGGTGGAGAGCCTGCCGGCGATCTGGCGGCCGTTCGCCAACCCGGTCTTCGCGATCGCCATGGCGGTGCTGCTGCCGGTGACCGTGGCGGTCCTGCTCGGCCTGCTGGTCTTCCGCCAGCGGGTCCGGGGCGCCTACTTCGCCGTACTGTCCCAGGCCCTGGCGGCGGCGTTCGTCATCCTGCTGGTCGGTCAACAGGGCCTGACCGGTGGCACCAACGGGCTGACCAACTTCCAGTTCTTCTTCGGCCTCGACCTCTACGACCCGGCCGACAAACGGCTGCTCTACCTGGTGGTGGTGCTGGTGCTCGGGGTGACGTTCCTGGTCGCCTGGCAACTGAGCCACAGCCGGTTCGGCAAACTGCTGGTCGCGATCCGCGACGGCGAGGACCGGGTACGTTTCCTCGGCTACGACCCGGCCGTGGTCAAGACCATCACGTTCGCCATCTCGGCCGGCATGGCCGGGCTCGCCGGCGCCCTGTTCGTGCCCATGGTCGGTCTGCTCAGCCCGGCCAACCTGGGCATCGTCGCCTCCCTCGAACTGCTCGTCGGGGTGGCCATCGGCGGTCGCTACTCGCTGGCCGGGGCGGTCGGCGGGGCGCTGCTGGTGAACTACGCCAAGACCGTCTTCAGCGAGGAGTCGGCCGACAACTGGATCTACCTACAGGGCGCCATGTTCATCGCGGTGATGATCTGGGCCCCGCGCGGACTCGCCGGACTGCTCGCCGACGGGCGGGCGGCGGTGAACCGACGGAGGCGTACCCGATCTCCGGTGGCGGACGACCAGCCGGCGGGGGCCGCGGACCCGCCGGTGGCGACCACGCCGCCCGCCTCGGCGCCCGAACCGAGCGAGGTGGCGAGATGA
- a CDS encoding acyl-ACP desaturase, with protein sequence MTAAITRTLSQTALLTELESVVAQNLDRHLAVAKEWFPHEYVPWSDGRTFDGLLGGEAWSPEDFKLPEVARTALVVNLLTEDNLPSYHHEIAKLFGRDGAWGTWVHRWTAEEGRHGVAIRDYLTVTRAVDPVALERARMVHMSAGFSNDHPDEVLHSLAYVSFQELATRISHRNTGRVTGDPLCEQLLARVAADENLHMIFYRNLLAAAFELAPSQAMRAVADVSANFQMPGNGIDGFARKSVAIALAGIYDLRQHRDDVLVPVLRQWDVWNVTGLDADGEAAREELGVQLDELDKAASRFEEKRDARAARLAR encoded by the coding sequence GTGACTGCCGCCATCACCCGTACGCTCAGCCAGACCGCGTTGCTGACCGAGCTGGAATCCGTCGTCGCCCAGAACCTCGACCGGCACCTCGCGGTGGCCAAGGAGTGGTTCCCGCACGAGTACGTGCCGTGGAGCGACGGGCGTACCTTCGACGGCCTGCTGGGCGGTGAGGCGTGGTCCCCGGAGGACTTCAAGCTGCCCGAGGTGGCCCGGACCGCGCTGGTGGTCAACCTGCTCACCGAGGACAACCTGCCGTCGTACCACCACGAGATCGCGAAGCTGTTCGGGCGCGACGGCGCCTGGGGGACCTGGGTGCACCGGTGGACGGCCGAGGAGGGCCGGCACGGCGTGGCGATCCGCGACTACCTGACCGTCACCAGGGCGGTCGACCCGGTGGCGCTGGAGCGGGCCAGGATGGTGCACATGTCCGCCGGGTTCAGCAACGACCACCCGGACGAGGTGCTGCACTCGCTGGCGTACGTGTCGTTCCAGGAACTCGCCACCCGGATCTCGCACCGCAACACCGGCCGGGTCACCGGCGACCCGCTCTGCGAGCAGCTGCTCGCCCGGGTGGCGGCCGACGAGAACCTGCACATGATCTTCTACCGCAACCTGCTCGCCGCCGCCTTCGAGCTGGCCCCGAGCCAGGCGATGCGGGCGGTGGCCGACGTGTCCGCCAACTTCCAGATGCCCGGCAACGGCATCGACGGCTTCGCCCGCAAGTCGGTGGCGATCGCCCTGGCCGGCATCTACGACCTGCGCCAGCACCGGGACGACGTGCTGGTTCCGGTGCTGCGCCAGTGGGACGTCTGGAACGTCACCGGGCTGGACGCCGACGGTGAGGCGGCCCGCGAGGAGCTCGGCGTGCAACTCGACGAGTTGGACAAGGCGGCGTCCCGGTTCGAGGAGAAGCGCGACGCCCGAGCCGCCCGCCTCGCCCGCTGA